CTTGTTTGGATTGAGCGATCGTGTGAATTCGTTCTTTGTGAAAGGAATGAGGCAGACATCCATCGGCCCGAGATACCTGGACAACTCTCCTGCCTTCCTTTCCCCTAGAAAATAGACATTCCGCGTTGATTCTTCAAGCCTTTTTCGCTGCTCCCTCATTCCCAGCGCCACGGGGCCGACAATGATCAATGAACATTGAGGGAAATTTCGCGAGAGTTCTTCCAGAAGATGCGTATCGAACCATTCGGAAAATGTGCCAACATAACCGAGAATCGGCTTCTTCTTGGACCCGATATCTCCGGGGATGTCGTCAGGTCCGACTCTTCCCGCAAAGAGTTCAAGATCAACGCCGTTTCCAACCATGACTGGATTCTTCGCCCCCATGCTCTTCGCCAGCACCATGAGACCCTTCGAGCACACAAAGACCATGTCCGAAATGGCTATGAGCTCCCTGAAACAGCCGGCGACCCATTTCCTTGAGGAAGGAAAGTGAACGGGGTCATCGTTGCAGTCGTAGAACACCGGGAGAGGCTTGAGTGATTTTGCCACTGGCAGGAAGAGCACGTTGGAGACGAGACAGAATGCCGGTCTCCTGACCCGGAGAACCGCCATCCAGAATCTCACGCAGGCGAGCGTAAGAAAAGAGACGGCTCCCCTCACAACCTTGCGTTCAACCGCTGCATTGTAGAGACGGAGCCGTGTGCCTGATTTCAGCACCGGCACGGTGACGAAGGTCACGTTGCCGTCTCTCCCCGGAAAGAGCGAGCTCTTCCTTCCCTTTGCGAACGGCTCAAAGAAGAAGATGCGCCAGTCCTTCGGGAATCTCGAGAGGAGATAGTGCTTCCTCGTCCTCATGTAACTCCACTTGATCTCAGAAAGGACTATTACGTCCAAAGCTTCACCTCATGCCCCTCACCAGCCTCTCCCCATTGGGGAGAGGGTCAGGGTGAGGGGAACCTCAAGCCCTCTATCACCCTCTCCCCTCTGGGGAGAGGGTTAGGGTGAGGGGCGCCCCACCAGTCCCTCGTACAGCCCCTCCATCTTCAGCATCCACTGTGCATGATCGGCTTTCTCCCTGACGAGCGAGTAGTTTGCCTCCCGGCTACTGTTTCTCGTTGGCTCGTTTTTCAGCACAGTCAGTATCGAATCAGCCAGGGATTCCGGCGACTTGTCTCGCGGAAAGATAGCATTCACGCCCGGGGTAAACCATTCACGCACCGAAGGAAGGTCACTTAGTACCGGGACTGCACCGCAGGCAATCCCTTCGAGAACACTTATTGGCATGCTGTCACTATCCGGTATGGACACCACAACATCGGCAGCCGAATAATAGAGTGGCATTTTGTCGTAAGGAACTTCTTCCTGGAAAACAATAGAGCCGCCTATCTTGAGCTCCCCAGCAATTCTCTCCATCTCAAGGCAGAATGAATCCTTGGATTCCTGAGAGCGCGGGCCTTTCAAGACAAGTTTTGCCGAGGGGAACTCTTTCAGAACTCTTGGGAATGCACGAAGAATGGTCTCAACGTTGAAAAGTGCTTTCATCGCTCTTGGACTGAACACTACTGGGCCATCGCCAAGTCCTAACTCCTGCCGAAGCGAGCGTGCATCGATTCCCGGCCGGAAAAGTTCGAGGTCAACACCCCAGTGAATCAGTTCGATCTTATCCTTCGGAACACCTGCCGCCTGAAATGCACTTCTTCCCCTTTCTGTCTCGGTCGTTATGAGATCGGCCTTTCTCGCGGTGTAGCCGAATAGAAACTTGTTCAGCCGTCTTCTGTACGGCTCAAGAAACATATCTGAGCCCCAGCCCGTGAGCACAAAAGGATGGAAATTCGCGAGCGCCCCGGCCCAGCCGTACTGAGTCACGTAATGTGAGTGGAGAATGTCCGGCGATATCTCCTTCAAGATTCTCTTTATCTTTGGCAGGTTTTTGTAGGCGCTTGTCCTCGGGAAGGGACGAAGCGAAATGTCGATTTCAGTTATTCCCCCGATATTCCCTGGGACGGATGTCATGAGATAGACGTCGTGGCCTCTTTTCTTGAAAAACGAGAGCCACCGTTTTGTGTGGATACTGTCCCCTACTGCAAGGTAGCAGAGTTTCAAGTAGTCCCTGTCTCCCACACTAGCATCGTGTTTTTCATCAAGACCGGGGCTTGAGTCTTCGCGCACTCACATAAGAAAGGAACTTTTTGAAGAGCTTCCCATATCCTGACGGAGGCGTTGTCCAGAAGCGCATGGCTACCCGACCCAGAAAATCAGTCACAGAAAACTTGAGCATTCTCCGGTAGGGCTCAAGCTCTCTTACGAACCGGATGTGTTCTTCCTCCAATTCTTCTCTGGTCAGATACCGGGTGGGCATAACGACAGTTTGATGAAGGTCGATTGCTGACCAGTCCATGTTGTCGCTGACAAACTGTTTCTGCTTCGCGTAATCATATACTTCGCATCCCGGGTAGGGCGTGAAGACTGTGACGGCTGCAAAATCGGGCTCAAGCCTGGCAAGAAGTTTCTTTGTCTCAACGATGCTTTCCCTGCTCTCGCCGGGAGCGCCGACCATGAGATATGCGTGCCTCTTCATTGTGAGACCTTTTGACGCTCTGAATGCCTCCGCAATCTGCTCGATCGTGCTTCCCTTCTTCAGCTCCTTGAGTATTTCGGGTGAGCCGCTCTCAACTCCCATCCAGATTTCACTGCAACCGGCAGTGGCCATCTCCACAAACGTTTCTCTATCAACCGTGTTCACGTGGACATTGCAGCCCCAAGTAATCTTGAGTCCTGATTCCTTCAGTTTCCTCGAAAACTCAATAGTTCTTTCCTTTGTCACTGTGAACGTATCGTCGGAGAAATTCACATGCTCAATTCCGTAATCACGCACAAGCTCTTCTATTTCTTTGATGACATTTTCGGGAGACCGCGGTCGCCACATTCGCGTCCAGACCGTATGCGACGCACAGTATGTACAGCGGTAGGGACAGCCTCTACTGGACAACACCCAGATCGTTCTCTTTCCGGCCTGGGATGATGTCCGGATGAATTTCTCCTGGTCGAAGAGCTTTCTGTCCGGGGGCGGAAGCTCGTCAGTATTCTTGACAAGAGGTCTTGGTGGATTCGACCGTATTCCCGAACCGTCCCTGTATGAAATCCCCAGCACGTTCTTCACATCTCCGTTCCCTTCAAGTGTTCGAACAAGGTCAAGAAGCGTGAGTTCGCCTTCGTTTCTTACCACAAAATCGACTTCATCATTGAGGAGAACGGATTCAGTGCACGCCGTGGCGTGAGTGCCGCCAAACACAATCTTCAGATTGGGATTATGTCTCTTTGCCTTCCTAGCAATGTTCATGCCGTCGGAAAACATGGGGGACGTCCCGGTAATCCCTGCAATGTCCGATTCGGCACAGGCCATTGCAATCGCATCCGCATCCTCGAAGGCCGAGATTCTGATGGAGACGTCTGAAAAGCCGTTGGCCTTGAGAAAAGACGCGAGGTAGCCGAGGTTCAGGGGTTCCCAGACAAACGATGGGTTATGCCGGTAAGCTTTGGGTTGAACCAGAGTTATCTTCACTGCCGAAAGTATAACACAAGGTCAAAAATCGTTCACCCAGGAAAAAAGGTGACCTCAGAGTCTGGACAATAGTGTTGCGGAGTCATCTCCTGCAGATTACTTGAAGTATTCCTTCGATAACACCAACTGTTCCTCTCGGGCTTCCGGCGAGGATCTGGTCCAGTATTAGGCCAAGAATCGATATCGAATGCGCCAACTTGCTTACAGAGTCCTGAGGGAAATTCTTCTTGAACAGGTAGTGGTGATTGATGACAAGGGTCTTTTTTGCCTCGCGATTGTCCGGCCTTTCCCTCTTTGAAGGAAGATGGGCAAGTCTTGCGTAGGGCTCATATACGAGTTTGTACTTTCTCGAGATTCTGTACGAGAGGTCATCGTCTTCCATGTAGCTCCCCCTGGCAAGATCCTCGTCGGGTCTGATTTCATCGAGAACTTTTCTTCTGTATGCAGTGAGTCCGCCGGAAAGGCATTCGACTTCTTGCCTGACTTTTCTGTCGTGAACGAATGTCGGGAAGCCTGACCTCTTGAACTTGCCGCTGCCGAAATCAGGGAGAAAGAATGCTTTCCTCAAAAGGCTCCTGAGTCCTCTTCTTCTCGGAGGAAGGTTTGTTATTGTCCCCATTCCCCCCGCTATCTCGCCTCTTTCATCCTGCTCAAAGACGCCGAGCAGACTCAAAATGAAGCCGTCTTCGAGGACTACATCATCATCGAAGAAGAAAATCACATCTCCAGTGGCTTTTTCTATCCCGACCCTCTTCTGAAGGGAAAGCCCGGGCTTGCTTCTCAGGAACACGAGGCGGAATCCAGGATCTGGAAAGTCTGTCTTGAGCTCCTGCTCGAATGGCGCGCCATCCGACGAGTCAACAACGATTGCCTCGTCGGGCAGCCTGGTCTGCTTCGCAATCGACGCCAAGCACCTTTTGAGTTCTTCGGGCCTGTTCCTGGTAGGTATAACGACCGATGTCCTAAGTGGAACACTTTTCATGGGAAGGAGCCTCGGGCAAAAAGGTTATTTCTTCGTGATGCTGACAGCGGTGTCCGTCGGCGGTCGAGGCGGATCCCGGAGTCAGCTGGGGCGAGGAACTCATCTCTTGGATTCCAAAAGCATTACTTCTATCGGTGGTCAAGGTGGACGCCCGAATTGGCCGGAGCATGGAAATCATCTCTTGCTTTTCCAGAGCGCCTCGACGCTGGATACAATGAATTCGAGATCTTCTCTTTTCAGCGAAGGATGACATGGAAGCGACAATATCTTCGCAGCGAGTCCTTCTGTTATCGGCAGAGAGTCGGGCCCGTATCCGAGATATCTCAGTGCAGGCTGAAGGTGGACCGGAGGAAAGTAGACTTTTGAAGAGATGCCTTTTTTCCCAAGCCATTCCGCCAGCTCCGTGCGCGAGAAACCGGTCAGAGCTTCTTCGATCTTCAAGGTATAGAGCGTGAAGGGATGCGTCCTGTCATTCTTGATTGCGGGCGGCACGATTCCGCTAAACTTTGACAGCTTCTCACTGAGATACCTGGCGTTTACATTCTTCTTCTTGTTGATTGAATCAAGCTTCTTAAGCTGCTCGATTCCTACCGCTGCCTGGAGCTCGGTCATCCTGTAGTTGTAACCGACAACGACATGATGGTACTGCTTCTCCTGTCCGTGATTTCTCAGAAGTCTGAGCTTGGCTGCAAGCGAGCCATCGCCGGTAGTGACCATACCGCCTTCACCTGCCGTGATGTTCTTTGTCGGAGTGAAACTGAACATCGCCGCATCTCCAAAAGAACCGGCCTTCTTCCCTTTATAGGAAGCTCCATGCGCCTGGGCTGCATCCTCAATGACAAGAAGATTTCGCAATCCGGCTATTTCGAGTATCTCCTTCATATCAGCCGGTTGTCCCCCATAGTGTACCGGCATCACGGCCTTTGTTTTCTTGGTGATCTTCCTCTCGACATCCGATGGGTCCAGGTTGAAGCTCTCCGGATCGACTTCAGCGAAGACGGGCGTCCCGCCTGCATGGATAACGGAAGTGGCAGTCGAGAAAAATGTGAGCGATGGGACGATTACTTCATCTCCGCGGCCGATCCCGAGCGCAAGAAGGATTGAGTGAAGGGCGACTGTGCCGTTCATGAAGGCAACAGCGTGTTCAACCCCCACGTAAGCGGCAAACTTCCTCTCGAACTTCTCCACCTGCTCGCCCTGGCTCAACCATCCGGAAGCAATGACGTTCTTGAGGGCTTCCACCTCTTCCTTCCCAACGGAAGGGCAGGCAAGAGGAATTGGGTTGGCGGGGCCTCGACTGTGTGGCCGCCGGCGCGGGTGAATTGGGTCACGGGAACCTGGGCTACGGCGCCGCGGTTTCTGAGTCGATCTAGAAGAAGAGGTGTTTGAGTTTTTCAAACTCATTCTGGGCCTTCTCGTATTCTTCGTGTCTTCCTATGTCCAGCCAGAAATCGCTGCACGGGTAGCCAACCACCTTCTTGCCATCTCCGATCAATCTCAAGACAAGCTCAGGGAAATCAGCCTTCTCCCCCTTCTTGATATAGCTCAGGGCCTCGGGCTCAAAAACGTAGATACCCATGCCAACCTCGTAGCGATGAACTGGTTTCTCAATGTATCCTGTAATGTTGTACTTCCCGTCGCGCTCAACATATCCGAGGTTGATTTGATGAGACCTCTCCTGAAGGGCAATTGTAAGAACAGCATCTTTCTTCTTGTGATACTCGACGACCCTGTTGAAATCGAGCGTTGTGAGAAGGTCCCCATTCATCACAAGAAATGTTGAACTGAGGTCCTTGACAAGCAAAATTGGACCGGCTGTCCCAAGGGACTCTCTCTCAACTGAATACTCAAGCTCAACACCCCACTTGCTTCCATCCCCGAAGTAAGCTTCAAAGAGATGGGACAGATAGCCGACCGCAAGAGTGATTTTGGTGAATCCCTGCTTCTTGAGCTGCCTTATGACTATTTCCAGGATCGGATAGTCACCAACCGGGAGAAGCGGCTTGGGAAGAACCGTTGTGAGTGGAAGAAGCCTGGTTCCCTTGCCCCCTGCAAGCACAATAGTTTTCACGAATCACCTCGCTCGATCTCGGTCAACTCGCCAAAGCTCCCTTACACAACGTATTCCCAGGGTCTGAACCGGCCCATGTTCTCGGAAAACCATTTGATGGTTTCCTTGAGACCTTTATCCAGCGAGACTTTCGGTTCCCAACCAAGCAATTCCCTTGCCTTGCTTGAATCGGCGACGAGCCGCTGGACCTCACTTCTCTCGGGCCTGACCCTTTCCTTCGCCTCCGTGACGACAAGCTCCTTTCCGACGAGTTCCCCTATCTTCTTCACCAGTTCTCCGACCGAGATTCCAGTCCCAGTCCCAATGTTCATTACCTCTCCGACGGACCTCTCATCCTCTGCGATTCTAAGAAAGGCATCAACAGTGTCCGCGACAAAGGTGAAGTCTCTCGTAGGATGAAGGGAGCCGGCCTTCACCTCGATTCCTTTCAAGGCCTGGGTGATGATGGTAGGCACGACTGCGCGCATCGATTGTCTTGGTCCATAGCAGTTGAAAGGCCTTATTGTCGCGACCGGAAGGCCAAACGAAAGATGGAAGCTCTCGGCAAGCTTGTCGGCTCCTATCTTGCTGGCCGAATAGGGCGATTGGCCTTGGAGCGGGTGTTTCTCGTCAATTGGAACATAGAGGGCCGAGCCATAGACTTCACTTGTCGAAGTGTGAACAATCTTTTCGACTCCGACTTCTTTTGCGGCATTAAGCACGTTGAGAGTCCCGACCACATTGGTCTCGACGACATCCAGGGGATGCTTGTACGAGTAAGGAATTGCGATGAGCGCGGCCAGGTGAAAAACAACATCCGTCTTGTCCATGGCTTTCTTGACTGCGTCACTGTCCTTGAGATCTCCATGGATAATCTCAACCCTGTCTTCGAGCCCGGAATCCGACAGAAAACCCCTCTCGCCTCTTGAAGTGTATCTCAGGAAGACTCTGACTTTGGCTCCTTCTTTGACAAGTTTCTCAGCAAGATGGCTTCCAATGAAGCCGCCGCCGCCAGTGAGAAGTATTCTCTTTCCTGAGAGTTTCATGAAAGCTCCTCCTCTTCTTTCCTTCGGAAGATTGGAGTCGAGGAAGAAACCCCGTTCCTATCCTAGGAACTCACCGATAATCTTGACTATTCTCCCTGTTGCGCTCCCAACTCCGAAAAGCTCGGGTCTTCTCGGAGTCCCGGGGAGACCCCTCCTTACAGTATCGACAATCTCTTCCTCATCAACATCGCAGAGCGTGTTCCATCCACCCTCGAGCGTCTCAACCCATTCAGTCCTGTTTCTCAGTGTAACTACCGGCACTTCAAAAAAGTAAGCCTCTTTCTGTACACCACCTGAATCTGTCAGGACCACAGCAGCATTTTTCTCAAGGACCAGCATGTCCAGATAAGACACCGGATCAATCATCCTGAGCTGCGGGCTTGCCGAAAAGGAAATCCCGCTGATAACCTTTCTTGTCCTCGGGTGAACCGGAAAAA
Above is a genomic segment from Candidatus Eisenbacteria bacterium containing:
- a CDS encoding glycosyltransferase family 4 protein, which produces MKLCYLAVGDSIHTKRWLSFFKKRGHDVYLMTSVPGNIGGITEIDISLRPFPRTSAYKNLPKIKRILKEISPDILHSHYVTQYGWAGALANFHPFVLTGWGSDMFLEPYRRRLNKFLFGYTARKADLITTETERGRSAFQAAGVPKDKIELIHWGVDLELFRPGIDARSLRQELGLGDGPVVFSPRAMKALFNVETILRAFPRVLKEFPSAKLVLKGPRSQESKDSFCLEMERIAGELKIGGSIVFQEEVPYDKMPLYYSAADVVVSIPDSDSMPISVLEGIACGAVPVLSDLPSVREWFTPGVNAIFPRDKSPESLADSILTVLKNEPTRNSSREANYSLVREKADHAQWMLKMEGLYEGLVGRPSP
- a CDS encoding glycosyltransferase family 2 protein encodes the protein MKSVPLRTSVVIPTRNRPEELKRCLASIAKQTRLPDEAIVVDSSDGAPFEQELKTDFPDPGFRLVFLRSKPGLSLQKRVGIEKATGDVIFFFDDDVVLEDGFILSLLGVFEQDERGEIAGGMGTITNLPPRRRGLRSLLRKAFFLPDFGSGKFKRSGFPTFVHDRKVRQEVECLSGGLTAYRRKVLDEIRPDEDLARGSYMEDDDLSYRISRKYKLVYEPYARLAHLPSKRERPDNREAKKTLVINHHYLFKKNFPQDSVSKLAHSISILGLILDQILAGSPRGTVGVIEGILQVICRR
- a CDS encoding radical SAM protein; amino-acid sequence: MKITLVQPKAYRHNPSFVWEPLNLGYLASFLKANGFSDVSIRISAFEDADAIAMACAESDIAGITGTSPMFSDGMNIARKAKRHNPNLKIVFGGTHATACTESVLLNDEVDFVVRNEGELTLLDLVRTLEGNGDVKNVLGISYRDGSGIRSNPPRPLVKNTDELPPPDRKLFDQEKFIRTSSQAGKRTIWVLSSRGCPYRCTYCASHTVWTRMWRPRSPENVIKEIEELVRDYGIEHVNFSDDTFTVTKERTIEFSRKLKESGLKITWGCNVHVNTVDRETFVEMATAGCSEIWMGVESGSPEILKELKKGSTIEQIAEAFRASKGLTMKRHAYLMVGAPGESRESIVETKKLLARLEPDFAAVTVFTPYPGCEVYDYAKQKQFVSDNMDWSAIDLHQTVVMPTRYLTREELEEEHIRFVRELEPYRRMLKFSVTDFLGRVAMRFWTTPPSGYGKLFKKFLSYVSARRLKPRS
- a CDS encoding DegT/DnrJ/EryC1/StrS family aminotransferase: MPLACPSVGKEEVEALKNVIASGWLSQGEQVEKFERKFAAYVGVEHAVAFMNGTVALHSILLALGIGRGDEVIVPSLTFFSTATSVIHAGGTPVFAEVDPESFNLDPSDVERKITKKTKAVMPVHYGGQPADMKEILEIAGLRNLLVIEDAAQAHGASYKGKKAGSFGDAAMFSFTPTKNITAGEGGMVTTGDGSLAAKLRLLRNHGQEKQYHHVVVGYNYRMTELQAAVGIEQLKKLDSINKKKNVNARYLSEKLSKFSGIVPPAIKNDRTHPFTLYTLKIEEALTGFSRTELAEWLGKKGISSKVYFPPVHLQPALRYLGYGPDSLPITEGLAAKILSLPCHPSLKREDLEFIVSSVEALWKSKR
- a CDS encoding SDR family NAD(P)-dependent oxidoreductase, with the protein product MKLSGKRILLTGGGGFIGSHLAEKLVKEGAKVRVFLRYTSRGERGFLSDSGLEDRVEIIHGDLKDSDAVKKAMDKTDVVFHLAALIAIPYSYKHPLDVVETNVVGTLNVLNAAKEVGVEKIVHTSTSEVYGSALYVPIDEKHPLQGQSPYSASKIGADKLAESFHLSFGLPVATIRPFNCYGPRQSMRAVVPTIITQALKGIEVKAGSLHPTRDFTFVADTVDAFLRIAEDERSVGEVMNIGTGTGISVGELVKKIGELVGKELVVTEAKERVRPERSEVQRLVADSSKARELLGWEPKVSLDKGLKETIKWFSENMGRFRPWEYVV
- a CDS encoding glycosyltransferase; this translates as MDVIVLSEIKWSYMRTRKHYLLSRFPKDWRIFFFEPFAKGRKSSLFPGRDGNVTFVTVPVLKSGTRLRLYNAAVERKVVRGAVSFLTLACVRFWMAVLRVRRPAFCLVSNVLFLPVAKSLKPLPVFYDCNDDPVHFPSSRKWVAGCFRELIAISDMVFVCSKGLMVLAKSMGAKNPVMVGNGVDLELFAGRVGPDDIPGDIGSKKKPILGYVGTFSEWFDTHLLEELSRNFPQCSLIIVGPVALGMREQRKRLEESTRNVYFLGERKAGELSRYLGPMDVCLIPFTKNEFTRSLNPNKVYEYMASGKTTVSLNYSEDLELLKDFIYLAEDEDEFIELVKLALSSPRDPELLRKKAEENSWDRKAAQMLGAIDEFFGRKGAGRSQVSA
- a CDS encoding sugar phosphate nucleotidyltransferase; translation: MKTIVLAGGKGTRLLPLTTVLPKPLLPVGDYPILEIVIRQLKKQGFTKITLAVGYLSHLFEAYFGDGSKWGVELEYSVERESLGTAGPILLVKDLSSTFLVMNGDLLTTLDFNRVVEYHKKKDAVLTIALQERSHQINLGYVERDGKYNITGYIEKPVHRYEVGMGIYVFEPEALSYIKKGEKADFPELVLRLIGDGKKVVGYPCSDFWLDIGRHEEYEKAQNEFEKLKHLFF